One segment of Rhodanobacter thiooxydans DNA contains the following:
- the recC gene encoding exodeoxyribonuclease V subunit gamma, with the protein MRDNPGGLIVHRGSRTERLADALALQLEAQRPANPLAAQTVVVAHPGLRRWLLGHLAQRSGPHGGHGIAANIEMILPWQWFERAARRALGDEALIGGAYRHELLRWRLLMALPTLKAPEVAAYLAGDDAARRGFQLAEHLAGLYTQYLIYRPDWVLDWEQHPARHAGDWQAVLWQRLRAAIPRPHRAQRSAALLEALRAGDAVAGDPPLHVFGVSHLPPDVLAALQATALHAPVHLYFPDPCREHWVYLRKQRFLLTHADDPEALYYEVGHPLLVALGRIAQDFCLTLDECDALDERDPLDEAEPLDDATALLARLQSSIRCLQPERVGAPIRAQQADGVALDDILPALRHDASLRVHVCHTRLRELEVLKNTLLRCLADDPTLQHRDIVVMAPDIGAYAPYLAAVFGEPAQYRRDPLHLPWHLADVGLAHAHPLMSAFAQLLDLAESRFTVSEVLDFLDVPAVARRFALDASARDSLERWLRRARVAWGLDAAMKAEAGAAAVDTNSWQFGLDRMYAGLIAGQDGDDGLLDGILPLEGVAGNAVEALGQLDRLLGELRQLRHAFAGARPLAAWSEWLLERLDTLFLADPRDAAEQNALDALRRLVAGLAGQAAEAGIDTPLPWSVVREALRGALEAVPERQAFLLGGVTFCGLVPQRSIPFRVVCLLGMNEGEFPRPGHDAGLNQILAQPRRGDRDTRSEDRYLFLEALMSARDVLHVSYVGEGVRDGKPRNPAAPLAELLQFLDEQHGLAGDATAERPWRVRHPLQPFDARYYERDAQGRPRHDPRLFSYEPAFLAAASISAGTPPFLDAPATTPETVAGEMTLGTLRRFWRDPARDALLRGQGISLQALDDRGWPDREPLETPLDKIERVDHRLLFDALAAGRAELPAEPPAWLARSGMLAGGAIGERAWTQLRDALRPLLAQAHPLFAGGGAQAHAQAIDLDLGDGLHLTGTIDRVFRGADGKLLWFDARPGRAANLKDLLDFYLDWACLQLAHAGDGAPLQATLLEQVRRTHGGSSVLVAQTAGMLDTIRAQEGEQLRHGLRRLVEAYRAAAQWPLLFFPRTAQAWAGNEPKDRLAKAAAAWEGDSFNPGERDYAPGYAALLSRGLELFDEASPAHRAFVAATELVCGVLDPQRTTLMKLTQDTQP; encoded by the coding sequence ATGAGGGACAACCCAGGCGGACTGATCGTCCACCGCGGCAGCCGCACCGAGCGGCTGGCCGACGCGCTGGCGCTGCAGCTGGAAGCGCAGCGGCCGGCCAATCCGCTGGCCGCGCAGACCGTGGTGGTGGCGCACCCGGGGCTGCGGCGCTGGCTGCTCGGCCACCTGGCGCAGCGCAGCGGGCCGCACGGCGGCCATGGCATCGCCGCCAACATCGAGATGATCCTGCCGTGGCAATGGTTCGAGCGCGCGGCGCGCCGGGCGCTGGGTGACGAGGCGCTGATCGGCGGCGCCTACCGGCACGAGCTGCTGCGCTGGCGCCTGCTGATGGCGCTGCCCACGCTGAAGGCGCCGGAAGTGGCGGCCTACCTGGCCGGCGACGATGCGGCACGGCGCGGCTTCCAGCTCGCCGAGCACCTGGCCGGTCTGTACACCCAGTACCTGATCTACCGGCCGGACTGGGTGCTCGACTGGGAACAGCACCCCGCGCGGCACGCCGGCGACTGGCAGGCCGTGCTGTGGCAGCGGCTGCGTGCCGCCATCCCGCGGCCGCACCGCGCGCAGCGCAGCGCTGCCCTGCTGGAAGCACTGCGCGCCGGCGACGCCGTGGCCGGCGACCCGCCGCTGCACGTGTTCGGCGTCAGCCACCTGCCGCCGGACGTGCTGGCAGCGCTGCAGGCCACCGCGCTGCACGCGCCGGTGCACCTGTACTTCCCCGACCCCTGCCGCGAGCACTGGGTCTACCTGCGCAAGCAACGTTTCCTGCTCACCCATGCGGACGATCCGGAGGCGCTGTACTACGAGGTCGGCCACCCGCTGCTGGTGGCGCTCGGCCGCATCGCGCAGGATTTCTGCCTGACCCTGGACGAGTGCGACGCGCTCGACGAGCGCGACCCGCTCGACGAGGCCGAGCCGCTCGACGACGCCACCGCGCTGCTCGCCCGGCTGCAGTCGAGCATCCGCTGCCTGCAGCCGGAACGGGTCGGTGCGCCGATCCGTGCGCAACAAGCGGACGGGGTTGCGCTGGACGACATCCTGCCCGCGCTGCGCCACGACGCCAGCCTGCGCGTGCACGTCTGCCACACCCGCCTGCGCGAACTAGAGGTGCTGAAGAACACCCTGCTGCGCTGCCTCGCCGACGACCCGACCCTGCAGCACCGCGACATCGTGGTGATGGCGCCGGACATCGGCGCCTACGCTCCCTACCTCGCCGCGGTGTTCGGCGAGCCAGCGCAGTACCGGCGCGACCCGCTGCACCTGCCCTGGCACCTGGCCGATGTCGGGCTGGCGCATGCGCACCCGCTGATGAGCGCGTTCGCGCAGCTGCTGGACCTGGCCGAGAGCCGCTTCACGGTCAGCGAGGTGCTGGACTTCCTCGATGTGCCGGCGGTGGCGCGGCGCTTCGCGCTCGACGCCAGCGCGCGCGACTCACTGGAACGCTGGCTGCGCCGCGCCCGCGTGGCCTGGGGGCTGGACGCCGCGATGAAGGCCGAGGCCGGTGCGGCGGCGGTCGATACGAACTCGTGGCAGTTCGGCCTCGACCGCATGTACGCCGGGCTGATCGCGGGCCAGGACGGCGACGATGGCCTGCTCGACGGCATCCTGCCGCTGGAAGGCGTCGCCGGCAACGCGGTGGAGGCGCTGGGCCAGCTCGACCGCCTGCTCGGCGAACTGCGCCAGCTGCGCCACGCGTTCGCCGGCGCGCGCCCGCTGGCCGCATGGAGCGAGTGGCTGCTGGAGCGGCTCGACACGCTGTTCCTCGCCGACCCGCGCGACGCCGCCGAACAGAACGCGCTCGACGCCCTGCGCCGGCTCGTCGCCGGCCTCGCCGGCCAGGCCGCCGAGGCCGGCATCGATACGCCGCTGCCGTGGAGCGTGGTGCGCGAGGCGCTGCGCGGCGCGCTCGAGGCGGTGCCGGAACGCCAGGCCTTCCTGCTCGGCGGGGTGACCTTCTGCGGGCTGGTGCCGCAACGCTCGATCCCGTTCCGCGTGGTCTGCCTGCTTGGCATGAACGAGGGCGAGTTCCCGCGCCCCGGCCACGACGCCGGCCTCAACCAGATCCTCGCCCAGCCGCGCCGCGGCGACCGCGATACGCGCAGCGAGGACCGCTACCTGTTCCTGGAAGCGCTGATGTCCGCACGCGACGTACTGCACGTCAGCTACGTCGGCGAAGGCGTGCGCGACGGCAAGCCGCGCAACCCCGCCGCGCCGCTGGCCGAGCTGCTGCAGTTCCTCGACGAACAACACGGCCTCGCCGGTGACGCAACAGCCGAGCGGCCGTGGCGCGTGCGTCACCCGTTGCAGCCGTTCGACGCGCGCTACTACGAGCGCGACGCGCAAGGCCGGCCCCGCCACGATCCGCGGCTGTTCTCGTACGAGCCAGCGTTCCTCGCCGCCGCATCGATCAGCGCCGGCACGCCGCCCTTCCTCGACGCGCCGGCGACCACGCCGGAAACCGTGGCCGGCGAGATGACCCTCGGCACGCTCAGGCGCTTCTGGCGCGACCCCGCGAGGGACGCCCTGCTGCGCGGCCAGGGCATCAGCCTGCAGGCACTGGACGACCGCGGCTGGCCGGATCGCGAGCCGCTGGAAACACCGCTGGACAAAATCGAACGGGTCGATCATCGCCTGCTGTTCGACGCGCTCGCCGCCGGCCGCGCCGAACTGCCTGCCGAACCGCCGGCCTGGCTCGCCCGCTCCGGCATGCTGGCCGGCGGCGCGATCGGCGAGCGGGCCTGGACGCAACTGCGCGACGCACTGCGCCCCCTGCTGGCGCAGGCGCATCCGCTGTTCGCTGGCGGCGGCGCGCAGGCGCACGCACAAGCCATCGACCTCGACCTCGGTGACGGCCTGCACCTGACCGGCACGATCGACCGCGTATTCCGTGGCGCCGACGGCAAGCTGCTGTGGTTTGACGCCCGCCCGGGGCGCGCCGCCAACCTGAAGGACCTGCTGGACTTCTACCTCGACTGGGCCTGCCTGCAACTGGCCCATGCCGGCGACGGCGCACCCTTGCAGGCGACGCTGCTGGAGCAGGTCCGGCGCACACATGGCGGCAGCAGCGTACTGGTCGCCCAGACGGCGGGCATGCTCGACACCATCCGCGCGCAGGAGGGTGAGCAACTGCGCCACGGCCTGCGCCGCCTGGTCGAGGCGTATCGGGCCGCCGCACAGTGGCCGCTGCTGTTCTTCCCGCGCACCGCGCAGGCCTGGGCCGGCAACGAGCCGAAGGACCGCCTCGCCAAAGCGGCCGCAGCATGGGAAGGCGACAGCTTCAACCCCGGCGAACGCGACTACGCGCCCGGCTACGCGGCCCTGCTCAGCCGCGGCCTGGAGCTGTTCGACGAGGCCAGCCCCGCCCATCGCGCCTTCGTCGCCGCCACCGAACTGGTCTGCGGCGTGCTCGATCCGCAGCGCACGACCTTGATGAAACTCACGCAGGACACCCAGCCATGA
- a CDS encoding helix-turn-helix domain-containing protein codes for MQAFTSDPIAPAEQGKIHPVIIRDGEFHISPLVHQVDAAARRLGVSRRTFYLMVKDGRLRTFKIAGRVVVAESELQRVVAEAMREAA; via the coding sequence ATGCAAGCATTTACGTCTGATCCAATCGCCCCCGCAGAACAGGGCAAGATTCACCCCGTCATCATCCGCGATGGCGAATTCCACATCTCCCCGCTGGTGCACCAAGTCGACGCCGCCGCGCGTCGGCTGGGCGTGAGCCGGCGCACGTTCTATCTGATGGTCAAGGATGGCCGCCTTCGCACGTTCAAGATTGCCGGCCGTGTTGTGGTCGCGGAAAGCGAGCTGCAGCGTGTCGTGGCCGAAGCCATGCGGGAGGCCGCATGA
- a CDS encoding tyrosine-type recombinase/integrase produces MRKRKDAAAPEGAKKGAPTLAQVRAWIQSKSGRAKLPQRNDPYWGAPVDRGLFVGYRSMAHGGNWIARWRDEDGKQNYHPLGAVNEDNPDAYMEATKAARAWLKRMRAGVRSTEVVTVADACREYVQDRRSEKGEATAIDAEQRFARTVYDSEVGKTLLDRITTKRITEWRDALSEPDDSGKVLGRASVNRTLTALKAALNLAVRNRNVTPEREIEWRLVKPLNNASDRRELFLDLGQRRALLAAAEGDIRHLIEAAMLTGARPGELGRARCRQFDPRTGTMVFDGKTGKRSVRLTPAAATLFKAMRKGKLPEAWLFDNAGAAWDKHVWNEHVQKAAESAELPPGVCLYTLRHSFITEAITGGLSPLEVARMVGTSLAMIDKHYGHLAKDTAVDRLARVALI; encoded by the coding sequence ATGCGCAAGAGGAAGGATGCAGCGGCACCGGAAGGCGCGAAGAAGGGCGCCCCGACCCTGGCGCAGGTGCGTGCGTGGATCCAGTCCAAGAGCGGGCGCGCGAAGCTGCCACAGCGCAACGATCCCTATTGGGGCGCGCCTGTGGATCGCGGCCTTTTCGTCGGCTACCGCAGCATGGCGCACGGCGGCAACTGGATCGCGCGCTGGCGTGACGAGGACGGCAAGCAGAACTATCACCCGCTGGGCGCGGTGAACGAGGACAACCCAGACGCGTACATGGAGGCGACGAAGGCTGCGCGTGCGTGGCTCAAGCGCATGCGCGCCGGCGTGCGTAGCACTGAGGTTGTCACCGTGGCCGATGCGTGCCGCGAGTACGTGCAAGACCGGCGCAGCGAGAAAGGCGAGGCCACGGCGATCGACGCCGAGCAGCGATTCGCGCGCACGGTCTACGACAGCGAGGTGGGTAAGACCCTGCTGGATCGGATCACGACGAAGCGCATCACCGAATGGCGCGACGCGCTATCCGAGCCGGACGATTCCGGCAAGGTGCTCGGGCGCGCCAGCGTGAATCGCACGCTGACCGCATTGAAGGCCGCGCTCAATCTCGCGGTACGCAATCGCAACGTGACGCCGGAGCGTGAAATCGAGTGGCGCTTGGTCAAGCCGCTGAACAATGCGAGCGATCGACGCGAACTGTTTCTGGACTTGGGCCAGCGCCGCGCGCTGCTGGCGGCTGCCGAAGGGGACATTCGTCACTTGATCGAGGCCGCCATGCTGACCGGCGCGCGGCCTGGTGAGCTGGGCCGAGCACGCTGCCGCCAGTTCGATCCGCGGACCGGCACGATGGTGTTCGACGGCAAGACGGGCAAGCGTAGCGTTCGCCTGACGCCGGCGGCGGCCACGCTGTTCAAGGCGATGCGCAAGGGCAAGCTTCCCGAGGCGTGGCTGTTCGACAACGCCGGCGCGGCGTGGGACAAGCACGTATGGAACGAGCATGTGCAGAAGGCCGCGGAGTCCGCCGAGCTGCCGCCTGGCGTGTGCCTCTACACGCTGCGCCACAGCTTCATTACCGAAGCCATCACCGGCGGGCTATCGCCGCTAGAAGTGGCGCGCATGGTGGGCACGAGCCTGGCCATGATCGACAAGCACTATGGTCACTTGGCGAAGGATACGGCTGTCGACCGCCTCGCCCGCGTGGCCCTGATTTAA
- a CDS encoding YciI family protein, which yields MRCMVIVKASPDSEAGVMPGEPLLAAMGRYNEELVKAGVMLEGEGLQPSSKGVRVKFSGRTRTVTDGPFAETKELIAGFWLWQVQSMAEAVEWLKRAPFDDDAEIEIRQVFEAEDFGAELTPELREQEERLRAQLAAKS from the coding sequence ATGCGCTGCATGGTGATAGTGAAGGCGAGCCCGGACTCGGAAGCCGGCGTGATGCCCGGCGAGCCACTGCTGGCCGCGATGGGCCGCTACAACGAGGAACTGGTGAAGGCCGGCGTCATGCTGGAGGGCGAGGGTTTGCAGCCCAGTTCGAAGGGCGTGCGGGTGAAGTTCTCCGGCCGCACGCGCACGGTGACCGACGGGCCGTTTGCCGAGACGAAGGAATTGATCGCCGGCTTCTGGTTGTGGCAGGTGCAGTCGATGGCCGAAGCGGTCGAATGGCTCAAGCGCGCACCGTTCGACGACGATGCCGAGATCGAGATCCGCCAGGTGTTCGAGGCCGAGGATTTCGGCGCCGAACTCACCCCCGAATTGCGCGAGCAGGAGGAACGGCTGCGCGCGCAGCTCGCGGCGAAATCGTGA
- a CDS encoding helix-turn-helix domain-containing protein has translation MNAAITPWASVADDNLTTKQAADWMRRSEYTMRRWRSRKIGPPHFTINGRVLYSKTQLQAWIEAQRASCQEVAA, from the coding sequence ATGAACGCCGCCATCACTCCCTGGGCATCCGTCGCCGACGACAACCTGACCACGAAGCAGGCCGCCGATTGGATGCGCCGATCCGAGTACACCATGCGCCGCTGGCGCTCAAGGAAGATCGGGCCGCCGCACTTCACGATCAACGGCCGCGTGCTCTACAGCAAGACCCAGCTGCAAGCGTGGATCGAAGCGCAGCGGGCGAGCTGTCAGGAGGTGGCAGCATGA
- a CDS encoding diguanylate cyclase domain-containing protein, which yields MNSQEQARGELRERFYRSVAETLALLHATPDRDRRRIMVTIAGILASTMDLPLVWIGRREPAHDGVEVLAAAGPAATYASALHLSADESAPGGGGPVGMVLRQERARSTPVDAPEFAPWRDAARRHGFGSCIVAASRTRDDGQLALAAYSRDDGPSLSGELLDWAQRLVDELSRFWDHQLLLERSVRMSRYRDAQRTIQRALLEQPDPESVYGTLARALAEIAGAAAVDVFAVDGADPMLRRMALVGPIADVVRGLPPPPRHDDGPLAPAPTLAFMRGTPFIRRYASEAPQDDTAFRRELLEHAGAVGCWPLFASPADAIGAARTPAGVFVVLTVEPDAFDDEMCRLLDEIADATGLALRQHAQRHALLQEQERQTYLALHDDLTGLPNRRALDRHLETVLAHARRRGRLVAVGLLDLDDLKPINDRHGHAVGDRLLVEMAERFRQMLRASDYVARLGGDEFVLVFEDLESAEDIDGLLERIGEVLQFPMTIEGAVMSVGASLGIALYASDTQATGEQLLRRADQAMYQVKSRKRHRSHWWSLVSPDGVVDQADELDAAASPYGEQAAMLLGACSKAWEPRLPGIVESFRAGLRSHDGIARLLDLLPAADVKVFEEHQLQHLQVLLRADLDMAGHHARATRTGLFHAACGLEEVWLLEAIEQLRDILATTLAGVGQTDRRALAILLQRLGMERQWQLESMRELQRRRVALLARVNALAWSAEGYLELIQGVADILISHEEIIACSAGRPDASGQLTYEAVAGTAFAEYLHALVSGKAVPIRVGADQSEGQGPSGRAWRTARIQRCAHYGSEPSMTNWRDIALSLGVVSNVAIPLCASPLQPAVVLTVYSPYAGGFHSEDQRAFLEQIKTVLDLALARLAPPRQGTELLPFFVRERWRATVATDALQMHYQPLVRLADGRVTEVEALARLRDDDGDLLAPARFLPALGADDLLVLFRQGLAQAVACRELLLQAGHALDISVNAPAAALEDPRYAEVAAAVIASSGCAAQALLFEILESPIGTEHAAVPQGSGMQSLKTLGVRLVEDDLGAGYSSLIRLRQWPFDRIKIDQAIVSQARQDPLGTLRFIRQLIRIGHDLRLEVVVEGLESLDLIEAATILGADFGQGYALARPMPADALPAWLAWYRCGQDSAWPRTGLGALAGELRWEEQLIALPAEPAFWARHAQVSCGPGEYLHDMDLAVLNASHEAMHRAALAGPSDPGYRHEREAFLALLVEHVLGSLHS from the coding sequence ATGAACAGCCAGGAGCAGGCACGTGGCGAACTGCGCGAACGCTTCTACCGGAGCGTGGCGGAGACCCTTGCGCTGCTGCATGCGACGCCGGATCGCGACCGCCGCCGGATCATGGTCACGATCGCGGGCATCCTGGCCTCGACCATGGATCTTCCGCTGGTATGGATCGGCCGGCGCGAACCGGCGCACGACGGCGTCGAGGTCCTGGCGGCGGCGGGACCCGCTGCGACTTACGCGTCCGCACTGCATCTCAGCGCGGACGAATCCGCCCCCGGCGGGGGCGGGCCGGTGGGCATGGTGTTGCGCCAGGAACGGGCGCGGTCCACCCCGGTCGATGCGCCGGAGTTCGCGCCATGGCGCGACGCCGCGCGGCGGCACGGTTTCGGATCGTGCATCGTGGCCGCGTCGAGGACGCGCGACGATGGCCAGCTGGCGCTGGCCGCCTACTCCCGCGACGACGGTCCCAGCCTGAGCGGGGAGTTGCTCGACTGGGCACAGCGGCTGGTCGACGAGCTGAGCCGGTTCTGGGACCACCAGCTGCTGCTGGAGCGCAGCGTGCGGATGAGCCGCTATCGCGATGCGCAGCGCACGATCCAGCGCGCCTTGCTCGAACAGCCCGACCCGGAGTCGGTCTATGGCACGCTGGCCCGGGCGCTGGCCGAGATCGCCGGCGCGGCCGCTGTCGACGTGTTCGCCGTCGACGGCGCCGACCCGATGCTGCGGCGGATGGCTCTGGTCGGCCCGATTGCGGACGTCGTGCGCGGCCTGCCGCCACCGCCGCGGCACGACGACGGCCCGCTTGCGCCGGCGCCGACGCTGGCCTTCATGCGGGGTACGCCGTTCATCCGGCGCTATGCATCCGAAGCGCCGCAGGACGACACGGCATTCCGCCGGGAGCTGCTCGAACATGCCGGTGCGGTGGGCTGCTGGCCGCTGTTCGCGTCCCCGGCCGACGCGATCGGTGCGGCGCGGACGCCGGCCGGCGTATTCGTCGTGCTGACCGTCGAGCCGGACGCCTTCGACGACGAGATGTGCCGCCTGCTGGATGAAATTGCCGACGCGACCGGGCTGGCGTTGCGGCAGCATGCGCAACGGCATGCCCTGCTGCAGGAACAGGAGCGGCAGACCTACCTGGCCCTGCACGACGATCTCACCGGCCTGCCCAACCGCCGTGCGCTGGACCGGCACCTGGAGACCGTGCTGGCCCATGCCCGGCGGCGCGGGCGACTGGTGGCGGTGGGGCTGCTCGACCTGGACGACCTGAAGCCGATCAACGATCGCCATGGCCATGCCGTGGGTGATCGCCTGTTGGTCGAGATGGCGGAGCGTTTCCGCCAGATGCTTCGTGCCAGCGACTACGTGGCGCGGCTCGGCGGCGACGAATTCGTGCTCGTGTTCGAGGATCTCGAATCGGCCGAGGACATCGACGGGCTGCTGGAGCGCATCGGCGAAGTTCTGCAGTTTCCGATGACGATCGAAGGCGCGGTCATGTCCGTGGGCGCCAGCCTGGGCATCGCCCTGTATGCCAGCGATACCCAGGCCACCGGCGAGCAACTGCTGCGCCGCGCCGACCAGGCGATGTACCAGGTGAAGTCGCGCAAGCGGCACCGCTCGCACTGGTGGTCACTGGTGTCGCCCGATGGCGTGGTGGACCAGGCCGACGAACTCGATGCCGCCGCCTCGCCTTACGGTGAACAAGCCGCCATGCTGCTGGGCGCCTGCAGCAAGGCGTGGGAACCGCGGTTGCCCGGCATCGTGGAAAGCTTTCGCGCGGGACTGCGTTCGCATGACGGCATTGCCCGGTTGCTGGACCTGCTTCCGGCCGCGGATGTGAAGGTGTTCGAGGAGCATCAGCTGCAGCATCTGCAGGTCCTGCTGCGGGCGGATCTCGACATGGCCGGCCACCACGCCCGGGCAACCCGAACCGGCCTGTTCCATGCGGCCTGCGGACTCGAGGAAGTCTGGCTGCTGGAAGCGATCGAGCAGTTGCGCGACATTCTGGCGACCACGCTGGCCGGCGTCGGCCAGACCGATCGCCGTGCGCTGGCGATCCTGCTGCAGCGACTGGGCATGGAACGGCAGTGGCAGCTGGAAAGCATGCGCGAACTGCAGCGTCGCCGGGTGGCCTTGCTGGCCAGGGTCAACGCTCTGGCGTGGTCGGCCGAAGGCTACCTGGAACTGATCCAGGGCGTGGCCGACATCCTGATATCGCACGAGGAAATCATCGCCTGTTCGGCGGGGCGGCCGGACGCGTCGGGCCAGCTGACCTACGAGGCGGTGGCGGGAACGGCCTTTGCCGAATACCTGCATGCGCTGGTCAGCGGCAAAGCGGTGCCGATCCGGGTCGGTGCAGATCAGTCGGAGGGGCAGGGCCCCAGTGGGCGCGCCTGGCGCACGGCGAGGATCCAGCGTTGCGCCCACTACGGCAGCGAGCCGTCGATGACGAATTGGCGCGACATCGCGCTAAGTCTCGGGGTGGTTTCCAACGTGGCTATTCCGCTGTGCGCCTCGCCGCTGCAGCCGGCGGTGGTGCTGACCGTCTACAGCCCGTACGCCGGCGGCTTTCACAGCGAAGACCAGCGGGCATTTCTCGAGCAGATCAAGACCGTGCTTGACCTCGCCCTGGCGCGCCTGGCGCCGCCGCGCCAGGGCACCGAGCTGCTGCCGTTCTTCGTGCGCGAGCGCTGGCGCGCGACGGTCGCGACCGATGCCCTGCAGATGCACTACCAGCCGCTGGTCAGACTTGCCGATGGCCGGGTTACCGAGGTCGAGGCGCTGGCGCGGTTGCGCGACGATGACGGCGACCTGCTGGCGCCGGCCAGGTTTCTTCCCGCGCTGGGCGCGGACGATTTGCTCGTGCTGTTCCGTCAAGGGCTGGCCCAGGCCGTCGCCTGTCGCGAATTGCTGTTGCAGGCGGGCCATGCGCTGGACATCTCGGTGAATGCGCCCGCAGCCGCGTTGGAGGACCCGCGCTACGCCGAAGTGGCGGCGGCGGTCATCGCCAGCAGCGGCTGTGCGGCGCAGGCGCTGTTGTTCGAGATACTCGAGTCGCCGATCGGCACCGAGCATGCTGCCGTGCCGCAAGGCTCGGGCATGCAGTCGCTCAAGACCCTGGGCGTGCGCCTGGTCGAAGACGACCTCGGCGCGGGCTACAGCTCGCTGATCCGCCTGCGCCAGTGGCCGTTCGACCGGATCAAGATCGACCAGGCGATCGTCAGCCAGGCCCGGCAGGATCCGTTGGGTACCTTGCGTTTCATCCGTCAGCTGATCCGGATCGGGCACGACCTGCGGCTCGAAGTGGTCGTCGAGGGGCTGGAATCGCTCGACCTGATCGAGGCTGCAACGATCCTAGGCGCGGATTTCGGCCAAGGCTATGCACTGGCGCGACCGATGCCCGCCGATGCATTGCCCGCCTGGCTGGCGTGGTACCGATGCGGGCAAGATTCCGCATGGCCGCGAACCGGGCTGGGCGCACTCGCCGGCGAGTTGCGCTGGGAGGAACAGCTCATTGCCTTGCCGGCCGAGCCGGCGTTCTGGGCCCGGCATGCGCAGGTAAGCTGCGGCCCGGGCGAATACCTGCACGATATGGACCTGGCAGTGCTGAATGCCAGTCACGAGGCCATGCACAGGGCGGCCCTGGCCGGCCCGTCCGACCCTGGCTACCGGCATGAGCGCGAAGCTTTCCTCGCGCTGCTGGTCGAGCACGTGCTCGGCAGCCTGCATTCCTGA
- a CDS encoding RNA polymerase sigma factor yields MSTTDTYRTIDAVWRIESARLIAGLARMLRDVGLAEELAQDALVVALEQWPQSGVPDNPGAWLMTTAKHRAIDRLRRSKLLERKHEQLMHELEHEQEQARAADEAALDDPFGDDLLRLIFTACHPLLSMEARVALTLRLLGGLTTEEIARAFLVPEPTIAQRIVRAKRSLAKAAVAYEVPRGEEIATRLSSVLGVIYLIFNEGYSATAGDDWMRPALCEDALRLGRVLAGLMPREPEVHGLVALMELQASRSRARVDAHGEPILLLEQDRALWDRLLIRRGLAALERAGKLGGAFGPYALQAAIAACHARAPTGAATDWPGIAALYATLARVMPSPVVELNRAVAVGMADGAAAGLELVDALAGEPGLRRYHLFPAVRGDLLARLGRVDEARREFERAAGLAMNRRERELMRKRARTCAEDAPPG; encoded by the coding sequence ATGAGCACGACCGACACCTATCGCACCATCGACGCTGTCTGGCGGATCGAATCGGCCCGGTTGATCGCCGGCCTCGCGCGCATGCTGCGCGACGTCGGCCTGGCCGAGGAGCTGGCGCAGGATGCGCTGGTGGTGGCGCTGGAGCAGTGGCCGCAGAGCGGCGTGCCGGACAACCCCGGCGCGTGGCTGATGACCACCGCGAAGCATCGTGCGATCGACCGGCTGCGTCGCAGCAAGCTGCTCGAACGCAAGCACGAGCAGCTGATGCACGAGCTGGAACACGAGCAGGAACAGGCAAGGGCCGCCGACGAGGCGGCGCTGGACGACCCGTTCGGCGACGACCTGCTGCGGCTGATCTTCACCGCCTGCCACCCGCTGCTGTCGATGGAGGCGCGCGTGGCGCTGACCCTGCGCCTGCTCGGCGGCCTGACCACGGAGGAGATCGCGCGCGCCTTCCTGGTGCCCGAGCCGACCATCGCGCAGCGCATCGTGCGCGCCAAGCGCAGCCTGGCCAAGGCAGCGGTGGCCTACGAGGTGCCCCGCGGCGAGGAAATTGCCACGCGCCTTTCCTCGGTGCTCGGGGTGATCTACCTGATCTTCAACGAGGGCTACTCGGCTACCGCCGGCGACGACTGGATGCGCCCGGCGCTGTGCGAGGACGCCTTGCGCCTGGGTCGGGTGCTGGCCGGGCTGATGCCGCGCGAGCCCGAAGTGCATGGCCTGGTGGCGCTGATGGAGCTGCAGGCCTCGCGTTCGCGCGCACGGGTGGACGCGCACGGTGAGCCGATCCTGCTGCTGGAACAGGATCGGGCCTTGTGGGACCGGCTGCTGATCCGCCGCGGCCTGGCCGCGCTGGAGCGGGCCGGGAAGCTGGGCGGCGCGTTCGGCCCGTATGCGCTGCAGGCCGCGATCGCCGCCTGCCACGCGCGCGCGCCGACCGGTGCGGCGACCGACTGGCCGGGCATCGCCGCGCTGTACGCGACATTGGCCCGGGTGATGCCGTCACCGGTCGTCGAACTCAATCGCGCGGTGGCCGTGGGCATGGCGGATGGTGCGGCAGCGGGCTTGGAGCTGGTCGACGCGCTGGCCGGGGAGCCGGGCTTGCGGCGCTACCACCTGTTTCCTGCGGTGCGCGGCGACCTGCTGGCCCGGCTGGGCCGTGTCGACGAGGCGCGCCGGGAGTTCGAGCGGGCCGCCGGGCTGGCGATGAACCGTCGCGAGCGCGAGCTGATGCGCAAGCGCGCCCGGACGTGCGCGGAGGATGCGCCGCCCGGGTGA